The following are encoded in a window of Pyrenophora tritici-repentis strain M4 chromosome 6, whole genome shotgun sequence genomic DNA:
- a CDS encoding Alpha-glucosidase, family 31 glycosyl hydrolase, giving the protein MDPENAAFGETNEYKKTAWLRWAFPDASLPKDLQKALDRLSLDIMSRSGLAFLSSLLALTTAQIPSPSESGWSTTLAGTPTSFRSVFTLPPLVDEGFQQIPNIYDPEAVNAQEVCPGYKAFDLKKSDRGLSATLTLAGKACNAYGTDIEELDLKVEYQAKGRLTVSIVPKYLGAKNQSQWMVPEDLIPRPQAEDSYKDTDLKFDWGNEPSFWFNVGRHSTGDVIFTTEGSKLIYENQFIEFVNSLPEDYNLYGLGERIHGLRLNNNFTATIYAADVGDPIDRNLYGSHPFYLETRYFEKGSNASNVPLKQSKIQQPSVGSNDKPTGSAYESRSHGLYYRNTHGMEVVLKPDHLSWRTLGGAIDLFFYDGPSQPDVTKEYQRSAVGLPAMQQYWTFGYHQCRWGYRNWTELREIVETLRAFEIPMETIWLDIDYMDQYRDFTVDPVSFPASEVADFFGWLHGNNQHFVPIVDSAIYIPNPQNASDAYDTYTRGNNSGVFLNNPDGSHYIGAVWPGYTVFPDWMSSNGASWWIKEMAEWYKEVPFSGFWLDMSEVSSFCVGSCGTGSVTLNPVHPPFSLPGEIGNIIYDYPEGFNITNSTEAASALAAASSQALSTKTTTAMAVSSTPTPTVSTTSYFRSTPTPGVRDINYPPYVINHVQDGADLAVHAVSPNATHANGMEEYDVHNLFGHQIINATYQGLLSVFPGKRPFIIGRSTFAGSGKWAGHWGGDNASKWAYMFFSIPQALSFSLFGIPMFGVDTCGFNGNTDMELCARWMQLSAFFPFYRNHNVLSAIPQEPYRWEAVASASRTAMHIRYTLLPYMYTLFNDAHKTGSTVMRALAWEFPNEPQLAGVDTQFLLGPNILVIPVLEPQADTVKGVFPGIVDGETWFDWYSGERVQAAAGVNTTISAPLGHIPVYIRGGSVLPTQEPGYTTAESRQNPWGLIVALSSTGTASGSLYIDDGESLEPESCLDITFNVVDGKMKVDVQGEYKDKNALANITILGAPAAQQVKLNGAIIDAANMNYNQTSRVLKLMGLEDMTCEGAWENGWTLTWE; this is encoded by the exons ATGGACCCGGAGAACGCTGCATTTGGCGAAACCAACGAGTATAAGAAGACAGCATGGCTTCGATGGGCATTCCCAGACGCAAGCTTGCCCAAGGACCTTCAGAAAGCACTTGACAGACTGAGTCTGGACATCATGTCGCGCTCAGGCCTTGCGTTCTTGTCGTCTCttttggcgttgacaacTGCCCAGATACCTTCGCCCTCTGAAAGTGGCTGGAGCACTACGCTCGCTGGCACACCGACGTCCTTCCGATCAGTCTTTACCCTTCCTCCGTTGGTGGACGAAGGTTTCCAACAGATTCCCAACATCTACGACCCCGAAGCCGTCAATGCTCAAGAAGTTTGCCCAGGCTACAAGGCATTCGACCTCAAGAAGAGTGACCGTGGTCTTAGTGCTACATTGACCCTAGCTGGAAAGGCCTGCAATGCCTACGGTACTGACATCGAGGAGCTTGACTTAAAGGTTGAATACCAGGCAAAGGGAAGATTGACCGTCAGCATTGTGCCAAAATACCTTGGTGCAAAGAATCAATCCCAGTGGATGGTCCCCGAAGACCTTATTCCGCGACCGCAAGCCGAGGATTCTTACAAAGACACGGACCTGAAGTTCGACT GGGGAAACGAGCCATCGTTTTGGTTCAATGTTGGCCGTCACTCCACTGGAGATGTTATCTTCACTACCGAGGGTTCCAAGCTCATCTATGAGAATCAATTCATTGAGTTTGTCAACAGTCTGCCAGAAGACTATAACCTCTACGGCCTTGGCGAACGTATCCACGGCCTCCGTCTGAACAACAACTTCACGGCCACCATCTATGCTGCGGATGTTGGTGATCCAATCGACCGCAACCTGTACGGCAGTCATCCGTTCTACTTGGAGACACGCTACTTCGAGAAAGGCAGCAATGCCAGCAATGTACCCCTGAAGCAATCTAAAATCCAACAGCCAAGCGTCGGAAGCAATGATAAGCCCACAGGTTCCGCTTACGAGTCACGTTCCCATGGTCTCTACTACCGAAATACCCATGGTATGGAAGTTGTCCTAAAGCCTGACCATTTGTCATGGAGGACCCTAGGGGGTGCCATCGATCTGTTCTTCTACGACGGACCCTCGCAGCCAGATGTGACCAAAGAATACCAGAGGTCGGCAGTCGGTCTGCCTGCCATGCAGCAGTACTGGACTTTCGGTTACCATCAGTGCCGATGGGGATACCGCAACTGGACTGAATTGAGAGAGATCGTTGAGACTTTGAGAGCTTTCGAAATTCCGATGG AGACCATTTGGCTCGACATCGACTACATGGATCAGTACAGAGACTTCACCGTTGATCCTGTGTCCTTTCCTGCATCTGAGGTCGCAGACTTCTTTGGGTGGCTCCACGGCAACAACCAGCACTTTGTTCCTATTGTCGATTCGGCCATCTATATACCCAACCCTCAGAATGCCAGCGACGCGTACGATACCTACACCCGTGGCAATAACTCAGGCGTTTTTCTTAATAACCCTGATGGGAGCCATTACATTGGTGCTGTCTGGCCCGGCTACACCGTGTTCCCCGATTGGATGTCTTCTAACGGTGCCTCGTGGTGGATCAAAGAAATGGCCGAATGGTACAAGGAGGTGCCATTCAGTGGCTTCTGGCTTGATATGAGTGAGGTATCCTCGTTCTGTGTCGGCTCGTGCGGCACAGGTAGCGTCACCCTCAACCCAGTTCACCCGCCATTCTCGCTTCCGGGTGAGATAGGCAACATCATCTACGATTACCCTGAAGGGTTCAACATCACCAACTCGACCGAAGCTGCTTCCGCTTTAGCTGCTGCCTCGAGCCAGGCCTTATCTACCAAGACAACCACGGCAATGGCAGTGTCGTCCACCCCCACCCCCACGGTCTCCACTACCAGCTATTTTCGCTCTACGCCTACACCCGGTGTACGAGACATCAACTACCCTCCCTACGTCATAAACCATGTACAAGACGGCGCTGACTTAGCTGTCCATGCTGTCAGCCCTAATGCGACTCATGCCAATGGCATGGAAGAGTACGATGTTCACAACCTCTTTGGACACCAGATCATCAACGCTACCTATCAAGGTCTCCTTTCTGTTTTCCCTGGAAAGCGTCCGTTCATCATCGGACGTTCCACATTTGCTGGTAGTGGCAAGTGGGCAGGTCACTGGGGTGGTGACAACGCCTCCAAGTGGGCCTACATGTTCTTCTCCATTCCTCAGGCTTTATCTTTCTCCCTGTTTGGTATTCCCATGTTCGGAGTAGACACCTGCGGCTTCAACGGGAACACTGATATGGAGCTTTGCGCCCGCTGGATGCAGCTATCAGCCTTCTTCCCCTTCTATCGCAACCACAACGTGCTGTCCGCTATCCCACAGGAGCCATACCGTTGGGAGGCTGTAGCTTCAGCATCGAGGACTGCGATGCATATCCGCTACACTCTGCTTCCTTACATGTACACCCTCTTCAACGATGCTCACAAGACGGGATCCACGGTTATGCGAGCGTTGGCATGGGAGTTCCCCAACGAGCCTCAGCTTGCTGGTGTTGACACACAATTTTTGCTGGGTCCCAACATCTTAGTCATACCTGTTCTCGAGCCACAGGCCGACACCGTCAAAGGTGTTTTCCCGGGTATCGTAGATGGAGAGACATGGTTCGATTGGTACTCTGGTGAGCGCGTTCAGGCCGCAGCCGGCGTCAACACTACCATATCAGCGCCTTTGGGCCATATTCCTGTCTATATCCGCGGCGGGTCGGTACTACCAACTCAAGAGCCTGGATACACTACTGCAGAATCACGTCAAAATCCTTGGGGTCTCATCGTCGCACTTTCCAGCACAGGAACTGCATCTGGTAGCCTGTACATTGATGATGGCGAGTCTCTTGAGCCAGAGTCCTGCCTGGATATCACATTTAACGTCGTGGACGGAAAGATGAAGGTTGATGTTCAAGGCGAATACAAGGACAAAAACGCGCTTGCCAACATCACGATCTTAGGCGCTCCAGCTGCTCAGCAAGTCAAGCTCAACGGTGCGATCATTGATGCGGCAAACATGAACTACAACCAGACTAGCAGAGTATTGAAGCTTATGGGTCTGGAAGATATGACATGTGAGGGAGCTTGGGAGAATGGCTGGACCCTGACCTGGGAATAA
- a CDS encoding Gly-zipper-YMGG multi-domain protein yields the protein MPPRKFNQPGPSVPEHELKDIAAKSDSPEDKLREAAASAESALNSAKTASSLRSAADTIKDPAKREKYLQDAYNKEIEAHGNSKKARMLSSGAFQGSIGGGGIGMAVGAGLGTVVGTLVGTVATIPTTAVGTLVGAGVGGVHGPWVKLGGQKKDKGDNKEDDKEGQEGSEDDGEEKIIDNEMEEEVKDEADGIPDPEALRRAANEVEQQRRLEEEKGSAGRETKERRKPRKIEVRST from the coding sequence ATGCCTCCCAGGAAGTTCAACCAGCCAGGCCCTTCTGTTCCCGAACACGAGCTTAAAGACATCGCCGCCAAATCCGACAGCCCAGAAGATAAACTCAGAGAAGCCGCTGCATCCGCCGAGTCGGCACTTAACTCGGCAAAGACGGCCTCGTCACTACGCTCCGCTGCCGATACGATAAAAGACCCCGCTAAGCGCGAAAAATACCTCCAAGATGCGTACAACAAGGAGATCGAAGCCCACGGCAACTCGAAGAAGGCACGTATGCTGAGCTCAGGCGCATTCCAGGGAAGCATTGGTGGTGGAGGGATTGGCATGGCTGTTGGTGCTGGCCTGGGCACAGTAGTTGGCACGCTGGTGGGGACTGTGGCTACGATTCCTACAACGGCTGTGGGCACGTTGGTTGGCGCGGGGGTTGGGGGTGTACATGGGCCTTGGGTGAAGCTTGGAGGACAGAAGAAGGACAAGGGAGATAACAAGGAAGATGACAAGGAGGGTCAAGAAGGGAgcgaggatgatggcgaggAGAAGATAATTGATAACGAGATGGAGGAGGAAGTGAAGGATGAGGCGGATGGAATACCTGATCCGGAGGCATTACGACGTGCTGCAAACGAGGTTGAACAGCAGAGAAGATTAGAGGAGGAAAAGGGAAGCGCAGGCAGGGAAACGAAGGAGAGAAGGAAGCCCAGGAAGATAGAAGTGAGGAGTACATAA
- a CDS encoding CypX, Cytochrome P450, which translates to MGSLSAGLITLTLLYVASRLWHLNYNYRVARAAGLPVIICPYDPDSTLHTILCVPLRPILCSLLPGPIFAIVELTIWGWEFRDKAAIHEKLGPAFIFVTTGRNRLVCADPSMAHAIMMKRKDFVHTYITNKAMGFLGANIITAKDDSWSRQRRIVAPALNERISQDVWTESTEQASSLADTLHLPSTTHSLEKSSEAVTGVRTIAMNVLARIAYGYNKPFAASQSSDLQAANFSYVDAIELCTQFLALAAFIPGGLLRLPIMPRLLQTIGAAMKQLPELTRDMLDQERSKGSSTPSSGRSTIMSTLVRLSDQGKDQVSSGNSLLVEKNQQTTEASTSGSSYLTEEEIAGNLFIFTAAGFDTTANTMSYAITLLAACPEWQAWIQAEIDTVFGDTLGGVDGESALPEYATAFPKLKRCLAVMLETLRLYPPVTLLTRSTTTPQTIQLENSSTSFHLPAPISVYINTVALHTSTSIWGPDALEFNPSRWLRPVSGEGAELEIMTPPRCTYLPWSVGPRICPGQKMAQVEFVAVIATLFRKCTAQPIVKKGESMQQAKQRLLDLTQDSQAGLTLQMNRPKEVSLKWTKR; encoded by the exons ATGGGCTCCCTATCCGCCGGACTGATCACATTGACGCTTCTGTACGTCGCCTCCCGACTATGGCACCTCAACTACAACTACAGAGTTGCACGGGCCGCGGGACTACCTGTAATTATATGCCCCTATGATCCCGACAGT ACTCTCCATACTATACTCTGCGTACCCCTCCGCCCGATTCTCTGCAGCCTTCTCCCTGGCCCTATTTTCGCCATTGTTGAGCTTACTATCTGGGGGTGGGAGTTCCGCGATAAAGCAGCCATCCACGAAAAGCTCGGTCCTGCTTTTATATTCGTTACTACGGGACGCAACCGGCTTGTCTGTGCAGACCCATCTATGGCTCACGCTATCATGATGAAGAGAAAAGATTTTGTCCATACGTATATCACAAATAAGGCTATGGGTTTCCTGGGCGCGAACATCATAACT GCCAAAGATGATTCTTGGTCACGCCAACGCCGCATTGTTGCCCCAGCACTGAATGAACGCATTAGTCAGGACGTCTGGACAGAAAGTACGGAACAAGCATCTTCCCTCGCCGATACACTTCACTTGCCATCTACCACCCATTCACTCGAGAAAAGTTCAGAGGCAGTCACTGGCGTACGTACAATTGCTATGAATGTTCTGGCTCGGATTGCCTACGGCTATAATAAGCCCTTTGCTGCATCCCAATCTTCAGACCTGCAAGCTGCAAACTTTTCGTACGTAGACGCCATCGAACTCTGTACCCAGTTTCTCGCTCTAGCAGCTTTCATCCCTGGCGGCTTGCTGAGGCTACCCATCATGCCTCGTCTCCTGCAGACAATAGGCGCTGCAATGAAGCAGCTGCCTGAACTCACGCGAGACATGCTTGATCAGGAGCGCAGTAAGGGTAGTTCCACTCCTTCAAGCGGACGGTCCACCATCATGAGCACGCTTGTCCGCCTTTCAGACCAGGGGAAAGACCAGGTTTCAAGCGGAAACTCTCTCTTAGTGGAGAAGAATCAGCAAACAACTGAGGCCAGTACTTCCGGCAGTTCCTATCTCACGGAGGAAGAAATCGCAGGAAACCTCTTCATCTTTACTGCGGCAGGTTTTGACACTACCGCTAACACGATGTCTTACGCCATCACCCTCCTCGCGGCCTGTCCAGAGTGGCAGGCATGGATCCAGGCCGAGATCGACACTGTGTTTGGGGATACGCTGGGCGGAGTAGATGGGGAGAGTGCCTTGCCAGAATACGCAACTGCATTCCCAAAATTGAAGCGCTGTTTAGCCGTCATG TTGGAGACTCTTCGCCTCTACCCGCCCGTAACCCTCTTGACGCGTTCCACCACTACACCACAAACGATCCAACTCGAAAACTCATCTACGTCTTTCCATCTACCGGCTCCAATTAGTGTCTACATCAATACGGTAGCTCTGCACACGTCGACTTCTATATGGGGCCCGGATGCGCTGGAGTTCAACCCTTCACGCTGGCTTCGACCCGTTTCTGGAGAGGGTGCAGAGCTGGAAATCATGACTCCACCACGCTGCACTTATCTTCCTTGGTCCGTTGGTCCCCGTATCTGTCCAGGGCAGAAAATGGCACAGGTAGAATTTGTAGCTGTTATTGCAACGCTCTTCCGCAAATGTACAGCTCAGCCAATAGTTAAGAAAGGAGAAAGTATGCAGCAGGCGAAACAGCGACTACTCGATTTAACGCAGGATAGCCAGGCTGGATTGACTTTACAGATGAACCGACCAAAGGAGGTATCTCTCAAATGGACAAAACGATAA
- a CDS encoding HHT1, Histones H3 and H4 — protein sequence MARTKPRPKVTGKAGRGGPDGKTVTGGKPAQKALASKARRQVAGKSTRKAPVAVKKKRKFKAGTVALREIKRYQRGFELLLRKLPFSRVVREFAQVHKADIRFQRSAIEALQEATEAFLVGYFEDCNINAIHAKRVTIQEKDSQLARRYFARELLAFL from the exons ATGGCAAGGACAAAACCACGGCCTAAGGTCACCGGTAAAGCCGGCCGGGGTGGTCCTGATGGCAAGACAGTTACTGGCGGCAAGCCGGCTCAGAAGGCCCTTGCTAGTAAGGCTAGACGTCAAGTAGCAGGAAAGTCTACGCGAAAGGCACCTGTAGCTgttaagaagaagcgcaagtttaAGGCCGGCA CTGTCGCATTACGGGAAATCAAGAGATACCAGAGAGGTTTTGAACTACTCTTGCGAAAACTCCCCTTTTCCCGCGTAGTGCGCGAATTTGCACAGGTGCACAAGGCCGATATCCGCTTTCAACGATCTGCAATCGAAGCTCTTCAGGAAGCTACAGAAGCTTTCTTAGTTGGTTATTTTGAGG ACTGCAACATCAATGCTATTCACGCAAAGAGGGTTACTATTCAAGAGAAGGATTCTCAATTGGCTAGGCGCTACTTTGCGCGCGAGTTACTAGCTTTTCTCTAG
- a CDS encoding Dimer-Tnp-hAT domain containing protein, with amino-acid sequence MPVAKEQVGDVPEGLVPAIKLEPPPGFEQDEWEQLTDGFACEADEIDGILDQRGSGGSRKGRPINLSVPYTGSLSGSARAIAQRERKALFDKEEKVLESVRTADRSAKYQLKKSLLQQPKYKLANSARQAKLLEKEWDILSEKRFTQKKSVAKDILAIPIAQVGVERVFNVAKDVIGSRRHRLSARTIQQIMVLKDTISQEEEQGLDYLVAQLGEDGEPIDEVNDLFELPASLEHTFDIDEENQTTEEESEEEVQEERQLPPRKRQRPQRYRDN; translated from the exons atgcctgtcgcgaaagagcaagtcggcgacgtacctgaaggcctagttccagccatcaaactTGAACCTCCGCCTGGGTTCGAACAAGATGAGTGGGAGCAGCTTACCGAT GGATTTGCGTGTGAAGCTGACGAGATTGACGGTATCTTAGATCAAAGAGGTAGTGGGGGTTCacgaaaaggccgacctaTCAATTTGAGCGTCCCCTATACTGGCTCTCTGAGTGGTAGCGCCCGTGCTATTGCTCAACGTGAACGCAAAGCTCTTTTCgataaagaggagaaggtacTTGAAAGCGTTAGAACAGCCGACCGCTCCGCGAAGTACCAACTGAAGAAATCGCTTTTGCAACAGCCTAAGTATAAATTAGCAAATAGTGCTAGACAGGCTAAGCTGCTAGAGAAAGAGTGGGATATACTTTCAGAGAAGCGGTTTACCCAGAAAAAGTCTG TGGcgaaggatatactagcaATACCAATTGCTCAGGTTGGGGTTGAAAGAGTTTTCAATGTTGCTAAGGATGTTATTGGTAGTCGGAGGCACCGACTATCTGCCCGGACAATACAGCAGATAATGGTTCTTAAGGATACAATATctcaagaggaagaacaGGGTCTAGACTACCTAGTTGCTCAATTAGGGGAGGATGGAGAGCCAATTGACGAGGTTAATGATCTTTTTGAGCTTCCAGCCTCGTTAGAGCATACCTTCGATATAGATGAGGAGAACCAGActacagaagaagagtcggaggaagaggtccaggaggagcgtcaattgccacctcgaaagcgccagcgtcctCAGCGCTACCGTGATAATTAG
- a CDS encoding Dimer-Tnp-hAT domain containing protein: MPLKRAAITSSAPRNRVKVAPRGTYSQPISQRLSPRGALANSRLPGNTFKSQLREALPERAIVAPDEASEAATVAATVEDDAEKELRDRYPNLSKLALDVLSIPALSCECERLFSELGDLLEPRRRAIKPQLLAAIQCVRRWQRAGLGDVEVATKGVITDDEMELLYDFKSWGGDYHNS; the protein is encoded by the exons ATGCCGCTTAAACGCGCTGCTATTACCTCTTCTGCACCAAGAAATCGCGTTAAAGTCGCTCCCCGAGGCACCTACAGCCAGCCCATC TCGCAGCGCCTCTCGCCGCGCGGAGCCCTCGCCAACTCGCGCCTACCTGGCAATACTTTTAAGTCGCAGCTGCGCGAAGCGTTGCCCGAACGCGCGATCGTCGCGCCTGATGAGGCTAGCGAGGCCGCCACGGTGGCCGCTACGGTCGAGGACGATGCAGAGAAGG AGCTGCGCGATCGCTACCCTAACCTTAGCAAGCTTGCGCTTGACGTACTCTCTATCCCAGCTTtaagctgtgagtgtgagcgccTGTTtagtgagcttggcgacctcCTTGAGCCGCGTCGCCGTGCTATAAAACCGCAACTTCTAGCGGCTATACAGTGCGTAAGACGATGGCAAAGAGCTGGCTTAGGCGACGTCGAGGTTGCTACTAAAGGGGTGATAACGGACGATGAGATGGAGCTTTTGTACGACTTTAAGAGCTGGGGTGGCGACTATCATAACTCTTAA